The genome window gttttttgaaccctgggtgtaggacgcggcggccgcggctaGAGCGAGCGCGCGCACGAGGCCGCCACACAAACCAAAGACACGGCGACTAAGGTCAACTATGTTAGTTCCACGTCAAGCATCTCATATAACGTCACATATAATTTTAGTTGACACTGAAAAGAGAGATgaacatgaaaaaaatatattgttattttgcgaaacaataatattataagttaaaatttaaaactacGAGATTACTTACGCACCATAATACCGGTTATAATTATTAtagaatttataatattaatttgttttatatataaaacaataaaatatgcaATTACTATTAGACAACTGAAATGATAATCTATTATGGAGATTATCTGTTAAATCACTTAAAACTATATATTATGCGAGTTACTGTACTTGCTCTAAcggccgcccgcgcccgccgagTCCATAGACTCCACACACGCATGCCTCCACGGACGGGCGGCCTGACCGTTCGCCCGCCTCGCGGCACGGTGCTTCACTGTGTTGCATACTGGCACTAGTGGCGTGGCTAAGCAGACTGCGCTGCAGGATTAGTTTGAGATTTGTTTGCGCCTAATGCGCCTTTTGCAATGTGTCTGATGCATACGGTTTTTGCCACGTTTGTTAATTAAGTACTAGCAATACAACTGGAGATGATCGTGGCCACTGGCATTATTAGTCGGGGCAGTGGGAGAAAAGGAAGCAATGATGCCTGGTGCACAACACCATTGTCGGTTGTTGATTGGCCACTGGCATAGCTAAAACGGATGCTCTAGGATTACGGTTTTGTGAACGCGTCTGCCAGCTTTCCTATGAGGAGCTGTACTAACCGGTTGCACAGCGAGATATTTATTTGTGTAACTTAAATACTTTGGCCACTTCTTAACGCGTCGTTATCATAGTTTTCAAAAAGAAACTGCCCACGATTCCGAAAGTACCACGACGCACTTGTTTGAAATATTAAAATGGGACCAACGTGTCATCTGCTAGGATACCTGTCGTCGGTACTTAGTTATAAAATCTACATATTGTATAGTTCACTCCACTTTCTTTCATTTATAAGGACCAAATTTACATTGCAACTACATAATATGATATTTCAACACTTACTTTTCAACAGTGTAAATTCCTCTACAAATGATTTACCTCTTTCATAGTACTCCACTATTTTGTAAGACCAAATCTCATCAAAATAACAAAATATTAAAACACTCGCTCCCAATATAAAACCGTAACTATACAACTAGCTATGCAATCATTTCAACTGTaatatattatcttaatatttgatgGAAAAAATAAGTCTCCATGTTTGATCTCAAGATCACGAAATTATTATgttaataagaagaaaaaaaattagaccgCTCATTGTTATAAATATATAACGGTTTAGAATAAACAaaagagttcatatcaaataagattaataaatagctaaagtTGGATTTAAAAACTATGAAAAATTACCAATTCGATTTGTATACGgtttggaaagaaaaatatctaaataaagagtccaaataaaataaatttaataataattaaaattggggttagaatagaaaagaagaaggattcgtataaaaatagtcttaaaaaataactattataaaaatcaaatacctaataTAAAGAgttcatgtaaaatacaattaatcaatagctcaaatttataataaaaggtaattattattttttttcaaaattcttactCAGATAAAAGATTAAGAATCATCGTATAGCTCAAGGTTATCGCATCAAACAGTTAACAAAGAAAGCACACTACAATAGCAATACAAATATATTCTGATTTTAATTGAGGAGTCTACACTCAATGCACGATTTTAACTATTGATCAAAACGTATACGAATCGaatcaatacatgtatacaaACGGGTACAAATTTAGAGCATAAATAAATTTCTcttccactaacataatttttaccTCTTTTATCTAATGTTATATATTTTGTAGCTAAATAACACTAACTTTatagaaaacaaataaaatattttttaatcaaaatttattatgataaaatattataacaaAGCTAGCCATGCTATTAACATACGCAGCTTGCTAGTCGCGACATAAAACAAACACTAGTTGTCCCAAACCACTCTTCCTCTtccatctataaaaaaaatctctctcGACCAAAACAGGAAAGAAAGAGGTTAAGCAGCTACAAGGCCCGCGATTAGTACAGCTAAAACGCACGGCAGTCACAGACAAGCCTTACCTACCAGTTGCCTTCGGCGAGCCAGCGCGCGACACGTTAACCACCATTGCGGAGGCGTTCGTGCCCGTAGCGAAGCTCCCCTGCACAAAAATGGGGTAGTTTACCTTTGATACCCTTTCGTCTCCCCGACGTCACATCTCCCTTTCCTTTTCTCCCACTGCCCCAGTGCCccctaccctctctctctcctctcgtgCTCTCTCACCCCACCACACCCCATGGCCACCACCCACGGCTGCTCCTCCCACCTCGCTACTTATCGCAGCTGCGCCACTCCTGCTCCGGCGCCATAGAAACGCGCgtgtcgatcgatcgatcgaagCCGCCGATCGAGCTCGAGGCGGGGGCAGCGGAGCAGGCGGCGGTGACTGCCTGAGTCCTGACTGGTGAGTTGAAGCTTGAGCGGGAGGTGGCGTTTGGCTCCGGTGGGCTCCGGATCGGAGATGGTGCTGGATCTCAATGTGGCGTCGCCAGCGGACTCGGGCACGTCAAGCTCGTCCGTCCTCAACTCCACGGACGGCGGCTTCCGGTTGGGCCTGATCGGGAACCCCGACGACGAGGACTGCTCCGGCGAGCTGACGGCGCCGGTCGCCTCCTCGGGATTCATGACGCGGCAGCTCTTCCCATCCCAGGCCGCGCCGGAGCCCGCGCCGGAGCCCGCGCCGGAGCCCGCGCCGGTGCCCGCGCCGGTGCCGGTGTGCCAGCCGCGCCGCGCTGAGGATCTCGGCTCTGGGCAGAGGCCGGTGGTGGTCGCGAAGAAGACGCGGCGCGGGCCGAGGTCGCGGAGCTCGCAGTACAGGGGAGTCACCTTCTACAGGAGGACGGGCCGGTGGGAGTCGCACATCTGGTGAGCCTCTGATGATGTCGTCCACTTCGTAATTTAGCATCCACCAATCCATATTCAATTTGCTCATCAAACTGCTAATCAtttgctgccgctgctgcttcGTTCTCCCAGGGATTGCGGGAAACAAGTCTACTTAGGTGAGTGATCTATAGCTCGAGCTGATGAAACAGGCAAAACATATCCCGGCATCTGGCGCAGCCGTCGATAGCTCGAGCTTCTATTAACTGTGAAATAATTTCCGTGCGTTTGGTCTGATTACTGTGTCCTAAACTCCTAATGCTCTTCTCTTCAGGTGGTTTCGATACTGCCCACGCGGCCGCGAGGTTAGGGCTTGGGCTCGTTTGAATTCTCATTCGCGGTTTGATCGATAAGCGTACTGAAATGGTCCGGTTTTGCATCACGCAGGGCTTATGATCGTGCTGCGATCAAGTTCCGTGGGCTAGACGCGGACATCAACTTCAGTCTGAGTGACTACGAGGAGGATTTGAAGCAGGTAATAGCTTGCATCATATCAAACTGTTCGTTGGGGTTTCTGTGATCGATAGCTTTGTAGTGGATTGGTGGGTGTGGTTTTAGATGAGGAATTGGACCAAGGAGGAGTTCGTGCACATTCTACGCCGCCAGAGCACGGGGTTCGCGAGGGGGAGCTCCAAGTACCGCGGCGTGACGCTACACAAGTGCGGCCGCTGGGAGGCGAGGATGGGCCAACTTCTTGGCAAGAAGTAAGCGATCATAAAATTTGACCTGCATATTAAGTAATTGGCTTTCAACTTTTCTATTCCGTTAGCCTAGTTCGAGTGTTCTTTTACGCTGCTTATGAACAAAATATGTTCAAATGATATTCACTTAACTTGTCATCGGGGTTGATCAGGGCGACATAATTTGTAGGTATGGTAGGCACTTTCAGGTGGTTTTAGGGAATACAGGTAGGTGATTTTAAACAGGGTCACTGTAATTATAATCTATGCTACTAGTAGTTAGTGCGTCTATGTTAAATTGGTGAAAGCTCCACTCCCCCACTCATTGTTTTGCCACGGCACCTAACAATGTGATACAGATCTATTTGCAGCAACCGCTAGAGTTCACATATATGCATTGGCAGACAATGCAATTCCTGTACTTTTTAGTCAAGAGCCAGATTTGCCATGGTCTACCAGTGGAGGCATCCTCTGTTGAGACATATCTCAGAACTGGAATTTACATGCAGGTACATCTATCTTGGGCTCTTCGACAGCGAAGTTGAAGCTGCAAGGTACTACAATAATTTTCACTGATCATTGTTTTAATGACATGTTGATTCCATCATCTTCAATAATTTTGCTGACTTTCATGCTTGTTGAATTTGGTAGAGCCTATGACAGGGCAGCCCTTCGCTTCAATGGGAGGGAAGCTGTTACTAACTTTGAGCCTAGCTCCTACAATGGAGGAGATGCTATACCCGACACCGAAAATGAGGGTATCACAATCAGCCTtgccatgaaatttttcatacaATCCAAATTATCCCAGCTGTATCTTATAATTGTCACTATATTCTTAGCAATTGTTGATGGTGATGCGGTTGATTTGGATTTGCGGATTTCACAACCTAATGTGCACGGCTTCAAAAGGGACAATACCTCAGCTGGCCGCCATCTAACATGTGACTCCCCTGAATCTTCAAGCACGATGGCCCTTCAGGTAATCTGACTTCAAGATTACACCGCAGTGAAATGCTCAGGtccattttttttctatgaCTTTCTACTTGCAGTAGCTGAAAAGGTatccagaaaaataaaatcttaaGGTGGAAGCAACTAGATTGAACTGTCTTGTATCTTTGAGTGGAACCCTTGACCTTTGATAGTTCCTACTCTATAAAGATTCATAGGAGTATTTGATAGGCGTTTAGTTGGTTGAGATATTTATTAATGGTCCAGGTCCTATAGCTTTTATGAACTTACGATATTTGCACCTATCTGTTGCTGCTGTAGCCAATGAGCTCATCGTCCCCGTGGCCTGTGTATCACCAAAGCACCGCTGTACCACCTCACCATCAGCGTTTGTACTCATCTGCTTGTCCTGGCTTGTTTCCGAACCACCAGGTATTACCAAGCTAAGACCCTTCTGTTATGTATGCAAATTGCTACGCCAACGCGATCAATCAGTTCAAACTTTTGCCGAATCCACGATGGTTAAATTGAACAtgtcatgttaaaaaaaatgaatgtgTTCTGTTTAGCTTGTAGGCTGATACTAGCTAGTTAAACAGTTTCTCAATTCCATTTCTtgtattttttgttttgatttggtGACATGTAGAAACTATAGTAGCTTGATTCCCCAGAAACATTTAGCAGGTTGTGATATTTAGGATGAAATGTCTTGTTTCTTGGAAATACAGCCTTTTTCTTTGTATCTCAAGGACAGTTGTTCGTCTGCATTCTCAGCATATGTACTTACTAATCGCTGATACTGTTTGGCCTGTGAGCTGCTGATTGATGTTTCACTCTGGCAGTTCTGCCAGTTTGCATCTTTTGAAATACTGCAGTCGTCCAGTCTGATAGTTCCATGACATAACTTGGGATGCCTCTTAGTACGCTGGTCACATGCTGCGGCTTTAGTCCTGAGGATGCTCTAGTTTTACAGAAAGTCTCGCAGGGAGCACAGCTATCGTGTCTTGATTTGCTTACTTACCTGCAGATAAGAAATCTAGAATCCTGAAGAAATCGTATATGTTCACCAAAGCATCCTTAGTTGAGCCAGTTTTCGTGAACAACCGATGGATGCTTCTTTACTCTGTTTCTAGTGAATGACGTGCAGCTAAACCATTACTGTGGCCAAAGGTTAACAAAGCTGATGCTTGTGCTGTTGCAACTGCAGGAAAGGCCAATGGAGCGAAGGCTTGAGTTGGGTCCGCAGTCATTCCCCTCCTGGGGATGGCAAATGCAGGGCTCCCCACACATGCCATTGCACCACTCTGCAGCATCATCAGGATTCTCTACCGTCGTCGGCAACGCCGGCGTCCCGTTCCCGTCTCACCCGCCGGCGCCATTCCCGGACCACAAGTTCTACTTCCCCCCGACCGCTTGACAGCCTGTTGTTCCGGTTCAACTCTTGGCCTTGGGACGGCTGCTGATCTTGTATTCGTGTGTGTGGCGTTTCGCAGCTTGCCGGTAACCGTTGTTAATTAATCGGAGAGAGAGCCAGAAGACTCAGTATGGCTGCTATCTCCGTGGTCTGTGCCTTTGTTATGATCTGAATTATTGCTACTACACCGTGGGTTCATCATGGTTTATGAGATTCTTTATCCACGTTTCAGCTTCAAGGTGCAAATTCATGCATGAATCATGAGCATATATACCGTATCTGTCTGAACATAATCTGCTTCGAAATACTAAAGTTTTCAGCAGTCACATTTCTGGAGTATTAGAGAAATTTCCAACGTGTTTCGTGCATCCTACTAAACAAACTTCTGTTCTAGTTGCCGCCACCCCAACTATCGACTCCCGTAATCGTGCCCAACTCAAGACTCCCCTGGGCTGACGAGGCTACCCGGCGATTGCATCCCCTTGGTACCAATGTGAGCCGGCAATTGCATCTCATTGCTAGCTTGGTACCAATGCGTCGTGCCAGTCATCTCCAACGGCAACGGGTTCTTCATCCCTACCACCCTCCTTATCGAAAGACATCTGTGTCCTACGATTCCGGTTGCTGCATGCCACACGTCGCTCTGCTTCCGTCCCATGGTCGGTCGGCACCATCGACGCCTTCCACCTTCACTTAGGCCCAGTGAACTTGAACCCAAACCAGCTTCGCAATAGAAAAGATCACGTTAGTCCGAGAACGATTTTAAAATGATAAGAAGGTGGGGAAATGTGGTTAATTTCCAAAAGGGGGAAAATGCAGTACACGTAGCAAATCTGACACTATCATTACGGCTTTATCAGATTGACGTGTGGGCCCGTGCGTAAAAAAAATCTGGCCTGTATGTACGTACCTCGCTTGTCAGCAGTTGTCCGTTGGCGATTGGCACCCGCCACACTTTTGGAGCAACTCTGATGGACGACGACTGTACGAGGGCCCGCGTGTCTGATTATAAAAGAGGGGTTGCATCTTATAATTTGGTTGAGTGAAAGTAGATTAAAAAAAGGGTATAGTTTTTGAAAAAATGTTTAGTTGATTATATAAATAGATGTAGTAAAGATATTTAGTTTCTTGTATAAACAGATATAATGATCATGTGATCTGAGATTGACGAGTGAGTGAAACTCGATTTAGATGTATCCTATATTTAGGATAATTTATACAGGTTACCTCTCCTACACGAACAATCAAATAAACTTTTATATGAGAATATATAAGTGGATgcaagttatatatatatataaaagctCGGATGCCGTAACCAAACGAACCCTAACAGTTGAAGCCCGCACAGTGAAGTGAAAGCTAGTGGTATACAAGCCTTGTGGAGCTAGCCATGATACTGTACTGCCGGAGCAGAGGTAGGGGAGGACGATGGACAAGCTATACTGTCACTGCTAAAGGAACAGGAGCACCTACTGACTGCTTTTCTCGCCCTATGGGGGCGTGCCTGCCTTCAGTGACCAGAGTCCAGACTAACAAAGCAGCGCACACAGTTGCAGCTCCTGCTGCCGTCCGACGTCGCTGTCTCCCGCTTTCACCCCTTCTCGTCCTTACCCCGTTTGCATCCCGCCCAATACCAGCGGCGCCGTGTGCATGGCTTCGTTTCCCACTCCCGAGGTCGGCAGTACCATGCTACTgtactgcactgcactgcaccgGCGCTGGTTCTGGGGCCATGCCAACGCCCCATTTTGGTGATGGCGATTTCGTTGCTTTCTCCTGCATGGCTCTTCATGTCTGTTTCGGGAGCCATGAGTGACTGGTGTCACTGTGTGTGTGAGAGACACCGTGTGcgtgagagagaggggtggaCATGAGGCATGGCCATGGGTGGGGGTGGCCTCTGGTTGATCCTCCTCAGCTGCCTGTATCTGGATCGGGCGATGGACTGTTCCAACTGCAGTCCTAGGGCCCTCCTCACTGGCTCACTGGTCACAGCCCAGCTGAGATTTGACCATCCTTTCTTTACACTGCCCTGGCTTAGCTACTCACCAGTCACCATGCCTCCTGTGCTTGCTTGCATGGGAGTGGCGGATCAGAATGGATGCCAGTCAAGTTCTTGCCAAATTTCGTGTTGCCACCGGTGGTCCAGGGGCTGGATGTTGCCCTTCTCGCTTTTGCGCCCAACAGTGCCCGTCCGGCCCCGTCACAGCTGGCGCCTTGCGGAATTTACCAATTCCCACCATTCCATTTGTTGTTCTGTGCGTGTGGTGCTCCAACAGGAGAGCAACTTTTTTGCTTTtggaaaaaataatttttttgtcttttattgCTTGTTCCTTTTCTCTTGAAAGGACAACACAAGTGCTTGTTTGTAAAGCTTAAACCTGCATGgttaatttgagaaaaaaaagaccaaAATCCCTTACCACAGGCGATAAAACAGCTAAAATAACACGGCTTGCACACCATTTAAAGCACCGCTCTAAAAGACATAGTCTAAAGTAGGTCAACGTTGTCGAGCTTGCTGCTCCAGAGACAAACAACTTGTTTTCCCACAGAGTACCTTAACCACTGTCTTGATGTCATCACACCTGTGTCCCACGGCCACCACTGGTACCACAAGGAGCCATACCTCGTGTTATTGTTGTTGAGCTTCGTTGAATACCATCAACGTAGTAGCTCTGACTCCACCGTAGCATGACCCTCTTAATGAGTCAGCTGTCCACCGAAACACAAATCGAAAATTAAAAGAAGTAGCATCCTCGTCGACAACTCCAGAGCCTATATCGAGGGGTGGTGTTATGAAAACCGTCGCAGCGTGAGCAAAGCTGCAACCGGACCAGCGAGCACCACAGTTCAAAGATGGACCTCCAAGGCGATGCCTCCAATGAGAACGTGACATGGAGAGTCCGGCACgagtggagggagagagagtggccACGACAACGTCTCCAGGGAGTAGAACGACGTCCAAGGACGTCTCCGTTGTCAGTACTGGTGAACCAACCAGGCTAAGCTTTTGCCCGCGATTTCCCACACCCCACCTGTCAGTGGATGAACGCCGCAAGCGGGGAtcttgagggaccccctttgagattcggtcgaggggctgattctggatctacctcgtacgtggatttaatacGAAAGCATGAGAtttaggcgggacggatgatcgtcggctagtaggagtaaatgcacaagtgtcgaaggatgaactccacaagcagggatccggagggaccccctttgagattcggccggggggatgattctgaatctaccttgtacgtgatttaatgagagtaaatgagatgcaggcgggatggatgatcggatgctagaggaaataaatgctcagaggattttagacaggttcggaccgtacggagcgtaataccatactcctgtgtgtatgctataaatgctctgggaatgcctttaTCTGAATCTCATtatgttacaaggatttctgtctaagtccAGAGCTTCATGTATCTCTTGTGTTAGCTTGTCTCGATCTTCTCCAACTCGTAAGACTTGGTCTTGAAGAACCTGTCCTCATCGTTGGGATGCACCCAcctccttttataccgtcgggggaggcttggcgtgcctagaaaggaggacacgagttccaaggcgccataaatggaaaataaTCATCATAGACTGCAggttgatgttacaggggggttgaaaatgcgcccccttccggtcctgtcgtcatcatcccgcttttcagcaggtacagcagggagggcccaccgggtagccaccgagcagccctgcGTGCCCGCCCGACCATAGCGAGCTTGACatagcagagcggcaggcgatacgcctcgagccctgcgacgatatcccgaggcgcaccggatgacgcgcagtgggacccgccgcattaaatgtccccacgcctccctgtcagGCAGTGGCacggactgacagcaggcgtggggggagtggttgaaagtgacaggccacgctccctcttaaatgcagcatcgagccttcttaccaattgacacctcaccgctgagcccttatggggtccaccggtaaggggctttctcaagtcctcggggaactcttgGTGCTCggagactactgttcatagccccgagcactctctcccggatatgccttttctcggtcctcaggaaactcgggtactcggggaccattgttcatggcccagagcgccctctcccggaactgtgtctgctcggttcctcggggaactcgaggaCCAATGTTTAtagcctcgagcaccctctcccgggacttggtcttctcggatctcggggagataatccctgaGGGAgagcgccatgtggcactctgctatcctggcctcgggactcggggacccccggttcccatgtcaccgacaataagggatttagacaggttcgagacgcacggagcgtaataacCTAATCCTGTGTATCTGATGTGCTATTGATGCTCTTGGAATATCTTTCTCTGGAATTctatgttacaaggttttttggtctatctaccaagtcttgagcttcggtcttcaagtgccggtcTCTCTAAACTTGACTTGCTAAAACTTGTTCACctgtctttctacgaagtgctcccccttttatcctatcgaGGGAGGCTCGACGTGCCCAGAtcggggcacaagttcccgtaagccataaatagaaaacaaccatcatgggtctacagtttgatgttacaggggttgaaaaatGCGTCCTTCCGACGGTCCCATCGGTTATTACATCCCAACTTTAGCTGGTGCAGGGGGCCCACCTGCCAACCGCTGAATATCCCTGCATGCCCAtccggtcagagcagatctgacacagtCTGACGtagcagggcgacaggcgatacGCTTCGAGCCCATCGATGATATTTTCAAGCCATTTCCTTTATAGGCCCCGCaaggtgacgtgcgatgggacccatcgcattaaatgtccccacgccttcctgccaggcagtggtagggactgacgtaATCAATACGACAGGTGtaggggagtggttggatgtgaccgacCACACTCCCTCTCAAAGTCAGCATTGGGCTTCCCACCGATTAACACCTCACTgtggagcccttgtggggtccaccggcaaggggcttcttaggtccttggggaactctgggtattcggggaccgactgttcttggccccgagcaccccctcccggatatgtctcttctcgggtcctcgaggaactccgAGTACTCAGGGCTAACTGTTctcagccccgagcaccccctcccggattggctcttctcgagtcctcggggaactccgggtactcgggggccaactgttcttggccccgagcaccccctcccgatttggctcttctcggtgtagcatctaggcccctaggtaagaggtaagagtttcggtgattaatgacaaccgtatcattgtgactaacgtatGCGCTTTGAACagtataaaagaaaaagaaaaacataattgacaatgatgtcttgatacTCTTGCCCTTTAAAGaacttatatggacgatcaaaggatcGGTacatgaaggataaggatcttctagttctaagtgtcacaaggagatggaggacacttagagtagtataggttatatttctttttagtcttttgaccgtactataaagaggggttaagagttgtagcttgacctaggtgagtctagacatagttgatgcacacttgtgactttctattGCTAGGTTGGCCGTAAAAGCTTTTGGTTCAGTATCCAAGAAGTTATAACTCAAGACGGCtttgaattagataaattcagcaaaaactcaactcaccggatgatcctctgtagaAAGAGtgatctcaccggagcaatttcctaagagttctgacttgaaaatttgttgaagaccacgccggatagtccgacgttcgagtggtgagatcACCGGAGAAATATTCGCAATGAAGTCTCGGATTAtgtctacacaccggatgatccggcgtagCAAAGAGTCATAAccggatgattttatacagagaggttgcaaactatcatctggcccgtttcaatgcgccggatgattCGGCGTAAGTCCTGATTAAATGCCGGggctttaacggctaatggaatagttaacggctattttgtcaggggcattagcaccggatattccgatgtgaagtgagttattcacaccggaacttccggcgttaagaaaaattctgggttgttaagtaacggctaattcttgatccttagcctataaatacccactcatttggACTTCTCAGgatctcttgcgaccctgtagcagctcatacacttggcgtgtcatttagaagcaagagagagcacttgtgttaattccaagttcttagttgaagattagggACTTCTttaagtgcttgaagagtaacaagtgtgcatctagctgttgtctaggcttggtctttgtcaagtgaagcttgaggcttgttactcttggtggttggcaacacctagacggtcttggtgatcggaggttttctcggtgagctcttggaggacttgtgggagccccgggaagagatgatatacttggtttgatgcccgccaatccggagatggagaaggggcaatcaagagggagcacttgagtcttggtgactaagggggagctacatccttggtggatgctccaacgaggactagggggaagtgccaacttctcgaaacctcgggaaaaaatcggtgttctcttctccaactatttactttcccgcattttactttgagtatctttgctattgcgagtccttctttaaaattctctctcttggttatcttgcttgtttagttgccttaTCCTATTTTAAATCACGTAGTCGCATTCTCTTATCTAGGCTAaagtttttatttgtttaagcggtagaagttttaattagcgcccaattcactcccctcttagaccattcgatcctttcactcgggtcctcgaggaactctgggtactcagggaccaactgttcttgaccccgagcacctcttCCTGAGTCTGACTTTTGTTGAGCCCTCGGAGAGATAATCCTCGAGGAATAGTGTCACGTGTTACTGTACTGACCTGATCTCGAGACTCGAGAACCCTAGTTCCCGTATCACTGATACCACCCACCACGCATCCTCAAACCGCCCAAGCAACTGAGAGTCACCGAGATTGCCGTCCATGCAACCGAGAATCGCCGACACCTTGCGCACGCG of Phragmites australis chromosome 3, lpPhrAust1.1, whole genome shotgun sequence contains these proteins:
- the LOC133913646 gene encoding APETALA2-like protein 2; protein product: MVLDLNVASPADSGTSSSSVLNSTDGGFRLGLIGNPDDEDCSGELTAPVASSGFMTRQLFPSQAAPEPAPEPAPEPAPVPAPVPVCQPRRAEDLGSGQRPVVVAKKTRRGPRSRSSQYRGVTFYRRTGRWESHIWDCGKQVYLGGFDTAHAAARAYDRAAIKFRGLDADINFSLSDYEEDLKQMRNWTKEEFVHILRRQSTGFARGSSKYRGVTLHKCGRWEARMGQLLGKKYIYLGLFDSEVEAARAYDRAALRFNGREAVTNFEPSSYNGGDAIPDTENEAIVDGDAVDLDLRISQPNVHGFKRDNTSAGRHLTCDSPESSSTMALQPMSSSSPWPVYHQSTAVPPHHQRLYSSACPGLFPNHQERPMERRLELGPQSFPSWGWQMQGSPHMPLHHSAASSGFSTVVGNAGVPFPSHPPAPFPDHKFYFPPTA